The sequence TCTCCGGCGCCCGCACGGGGGCCGCGAGCCCCAGCGCCCGCCGTACGTGCGACTCACCGCGCCGGCGGGATCGGAGCCGTACCGCCAGACAGGACCAGCAGGCGCCGGCCGTACCCGGCTGGAACACCGGGCCGACCCAGAGCTGCGCCCCGTACGGCTTCGCCGGCAGCCAGGGCCGGCCGTCGGCGAGCCGTGCCGCGTTGAACTCGGCCAGCGCCGGGTCCAGATAGTCGTCGCACACGACCAGCGTGAAGGGCGAGTCCGGGCCGCAGACCAGCCCCGCCGTGCGGCAGGCGCGCTCGGCCGCCGCCGCGTCGGCTCCGCCGAACGCCACGACGGACACCTCCGCGTCCGCCGGACCGTCGACACCCGCCAGATCCCAGTACGCGCCCGAGGGGACGTCCCGGGGGGCCGTGCGGAAGCCGACGAGACCCGCGGCGGTGAGCCGGTCGATCATGCCGTCCAGCTGTTCCGCGGGGAACCCCGTGGCCTCGCGCAGTTCGGGCAGGGTCAGCGACCCGTCGAGCAGCGGGGCCATCCTCTGGATCGCGTTGCCGGAGAGAGCGGTCGTCCCCCGGGGCGAGACGAGGTAGACGGCCTCGCCCGGGACGATCTCGGCCCGCAGGTGGCGCCGGAACCCGATCGGTCGTGTCTCGTCCACACGCATGGCGCGGGCCGGGCTCTCTACTGGGCCGCGGCCGGGGTCGGGATCGTGACGGCGCACCATCCGGTGGGGTCGCCGGTGAAGCCGTCGATGTCGTCCAGGTCCTCGATGATCAGGTCGTCAACGGCAAGGGTGATCTGCATGAGTTCATCGCCTCTCTCGTCCGGTCCGCGGCCGTCGGTGCCGCGGTCGACCACACTTTCCAGCCTCGGCCGTGCGGGCCGCCATGCACCGGTTCACGTTCGCCGCGTGGATTCTTCACACGGGAGAGATGCACGGGTCAGTGGGCAAGTGCCGCCCCTCTCGGCATGCTCGGAAACCCAGACCAACAGCGCGAAGCCGGGAGGAACGGAAATGTCCGAGGGCCCCATGAGGTACGACTCCGCCAACGTCTGGCAGCAGCCCGGACAGCTCAGCATCGGGCTGCTCGGCCCCCTGACCCTGCACCTCGACGGGGCGCAGGTGACGGCCAGCGCGCCCAAGCAGCGCCAGGTGCTCGCCCTGCTCGCGCTCAACGTGGGCCGGATCGTCACGGTCCCGGCGCTGATCGAGGAGCTGTGGGGGGACCGTCCCCCGCGCAGCCACGCCACCACCCTGCAGACCTACATCCTCCAGCTGCGCAACGCCTTTGCCGCCGCCCACGCCGAACGCCCCGGTGTGCGGCAGATCCTGAGCACACGTCACAACGGCTACCTCCTGGAGGGCGACGCCTGCACGACGGACGTCTCCGTCTTCGAGGAACGTGTGCGGGCCGGGTACGCCGCCTCCGAGGCCGGCGACCACCGCCGCTTCTCCGAGGAGCTCCGCCAGGCGCTCCAGCTCTGGCGCGGTCCCGCGCTCGTCGACATCCGCAAGGGCAGCGTCCTGGAGATCGAGGCCGTCTCCCTGGAGGAGAGCCGGCTCGGCGCCCTGGAGCGGCGCATCGAGGCCGACCTGGCCCTCGGCCGCCACGCCGACCTGCTCGGCGAACTGACCCGGGTGGTCGCGCGGAACACGATGAACGAGAACCTCTGCGCGTATCTGATGATCGCCCTCTACCGGGCGGGCCGCGTCGGCCGCTCCCTGGAGGCCTTCCACCGGCTCAGGTCCGTCCTCAACCAGGAACTGGGCGTCGAGCCCTGTCCGCGGCTCCAGAACCTCCAGTCGGCGATCCTCTCCGGCCATCCCGCCCTGGACGTCTGGTCCGTCTCCTGGTCCTCGGAGGACTTCGCCGCGCACCGTCTGGCGCGGGCCTCCTGAGACCGCTCGGGCGGCCCCGCGCGATTCGAGTCCCGCTCCAGCCCCGGTGACGAGACTCCGGACCGCGGCCGGTACGTCGCACGGCTCACACGTCGGCACAGCTTCCTGGAGGAGGGAGACGGATGGCTTCCCTGACGGCGGTCGACGGGGTGGTGGAGCGGCGGGTACGGCTCCACTGCCTCGCCCACGCGGGCGCGGGCGCGTCCAGCTACCGCCGCTGGCCCGCCGCGGCCGGACCCGCGGTGGAGGTGGTGGCCCTTCCGCTGCCCGGCCGGGACCGCCGGCGGCGCGAACCGCGCGTCACCGACCGCTCCGGACTCCTCGGCGACCTGCTCGCGCCGCTCCTGGAAACGGCGCACTCCGGCCCGTACGCGCTGTACGGGCACAGCCTCGGCGCGCTGGTCGCCTACACGCTGACCCGGGCACTGGCCGACGAGGGGGCGCCCCCGCCCCTGTTCCTCGCCGTGGGCGCCTGCCTGCCGCCCCACGCCACGACCCCCCTGATGAGCGCGGCGGACGCCCCCGTCGAGCGGTTGCTGCCGCTCCTCGGCGGCCTCGGCTCGCTGCCGAAGGGAACCTCCGACCCCGGCGGGCTGTGGTACCGCTCCGTCCTGCCCTTGCTCCGTGACGACCTGCGACTGGCCAGGTCCCTGCGGCAGGCGGCCCTGGACCCCGCCACCGGCGGCCCCGTGGACGTCCCCCTGCTCGTCTTCGCCGGCAGCGACGACCCGCTGGCCGTCCCCACCGCGCTCCGGGAGTGGCGGCGGTGGACCACCGGGCCCGTCACCCCGCGCACCCTGGCCGGGGACCACTTCTTCGTCGTCGACGAAGCGCTGCCCGCCCTGATCGGCGAGGCGTGCCGGGAGCACCTGTCCCGTACGCCGGCCGCCCGGGCCCCTACCGCCGACGGCGCGCGGTGAGACGGGCCGGGGACACCGGCGGGATCACGGTGCCCCCGGCCACGGCTCGCCGACGGCCACCGGGGCCGGCCCCGGCCCCACGGCCCGCAGCCCGCAGCCCGCGGCCCACGGGTCCGGCCACGACGGGGCCCGGGGCGAGGCGCGCTCCGCCGGGTTCGAGCCGGACACGAGCCGTTCAGGACAAGGTCGTCGGCACGTCCGCCGACCGAGGCGGATCCCGGTACCGCCCGCCGACGGCCCCGACGCGTGGCGGACGGCCGTGCCGGCGTGAGCAACGCCGGCACGGCAGGCCACCGCACCCGCACGCGGTGGTCCACGCCGGCCCCGTCACTGCATGAAGAGGGTGTGGAAGATGCCGGACCGGCCGGACCTGTCTGTCCGTACCTCGGTACGCCCCCCAGCCCGTCCTCGGCCCGGTCAGCGCCCCGTGAGCGCGCCCGGGACCACTCGGCCGCCCGGACAGGGCGCCCACGCCCCGGCACGGGACGCCCCCTCCGCGCCGCGGGCCGCCGAGCCCGCGCGGGCCGCACGGCTGGAAGCGGCGCTCGGGGATCCCTTCGACCCCGGTAACCCGCACGGCCACCTGGCGCTGCTGCGCGCCGACGAGGCCCGCGAGGTGCCCGAGGCCACCGAGGCGCTGCTCGCCGAGGCCGGGCTGGCCGCCGAGTTCGTCCCTCACGACCTCGGCGGCCGGCTCACCGGCCTGGAGGAGCTGGCCCGCGTCCTGCGCCCGCTGTTCCGCCGTGACCTCGCCCTCGGCTACGGCTTCGGCATCACCTCGCTGTTCGCCGCCTCGTCGGTGTGGACCGCCGGGGACGAGGACCAGCGGCGTTCGCTGGCCGGCGTTCTGCTCGGCGGCGGCCGTGTCACGATCGTGCACCGCGAGGTCGCCCACGCCAACGCCATCCTGCGCGACGAGATGCACGCCGGGCCGCGCCCCGGCGGCGGCTGGCTGGTCGGCGGGCGCAAGGACGTCGTCATCAACGCCCACCGCGCGAACGCGTTCGTCATGTACGCCCGTACGTCGGAAGGGGACGGCCCCCGCAGCCACTCCGTGCTGATCCTCGGCCCCGACGCGCCGGCCGCCGGCGAGGTGCGCCGCCTCGGCCGGGTGAAGACGCCCGGCATGCGCGGGGCGCACTTCTCCGGCCTCGAACTCGACGGTGTGGCCCTGCCGGACGGCGCCCTGGTCGGCGCCGTCGGCGACGGGGTGTCGCTGGCGCTGCGCAGCTTCCAGACCAGCCACTGCCTGGTCCCCGGCACCGTGCTCGCGGGCGTGGACAGCGTCCTGCGCATGGCGGTGCGCGCGGCCACCGAGAACCGGCCCGACGCCCGGCCCACGCGCCGCGGCCGGAAGGTGCTCGCCGGGGTCTTCGCCGATCTGCTGGCCTGCGACGCGATGGCGGTGACCGGGCTGCGGGCGATGAGTCTGGTGCCCGAGCAGTCGTACCTCCTGGGCGCGGCCGTGAAGTACACGATGCCCGATCTGCTGCGCGAGGACCTGGAGGAACTGGCCACCGTGCTCGGCGGGCGCGGCTACGACCGCGGCCCCCTGTACGGGGGCTTCCAGAAGCTCGTGCGCGATCTGCCGGTGGCCGGGCTGGGGCACGCGGGCACCGCCGTCTGCCAGGCGGTGATCGTCCCGCAGCTTCCGGCGCTGGCCCGTACGGCCTGGTTCCGTACCGCCGAGCCGCCGCCCGCGCTCTTCACGCCCGGGGCGCCCCTGCCCCCCTTCGACCACCGGCGGCTGGCCCACTCGCGTACGGACGACCTGCTGACGGCCACCCTCGTCGGGGTCACGGGCCGGCTGGAGGGGCACACCGGACACGGGTCCCCGCACTCCGCGCTGGCCGCGCTCGCCCGGACCTTCGTCGAGGAGCTGCGGACGCTGCGCGTCCATTGCGTCACGCTCAGCGGCGCCTTCGACCCGCAGGCCTGTGCCCTGGCCGACCGCTACGCACTGGTGCTCTCGGCCGCCGCCGTGCTGGGGCTCTGGGAGGCGCGGGCCACGCACGGCGACGCGTTCCTCGGGGATCCGGCATGGGCGGTGCTCGCCCTCAGCCGCATCGCCCGCCGGCTGGGCGTGCGAGGGGCGGACCCGTCCGACGGAACCGTCGAGGCGGTGCTGGACGAGCTGCTCGCCCGGTGCCGGGAGCGGCGCAGCCTCGACCTGTACGGGACGCGGCTGTCGGGCTGACGGGCCTTCGGACGCAGAACAGGCCGGGGCGGCCGGCACGACGACGCAGGAGGTGACGATGCATCAGGTGGAGTGCGCCGTGCCGGTGCACGTGCCGCGGCCGGACGGGCCGTGGGACTGGGTGCGGGAGGACCTGGCGGAACTCGGTAACGCGGTGGCCTACACGACGTGGACCGCATGGCTGCCGAACGTCCTGACCACCGCCCGGCTGCGCGAGCTGCTGGGCACGGACTGGGACCGCTACCGCGGCGCCCACGACCCCGCCGCCCGCTACCGCTTCGCCGCCACCCGGCTGCTCATCAAGTACACGGCCGGGGCGGCCCTCGGGATCGAGCCGGAGCACCTGGACCTGTCCTACCGGCTCGGCGGGCGCCCGTATTTGCGCGGTTTCGACCAGATCGAGCTGAGCCTGTCGCACACCGGGGACCTGATGGCCGTGGGGCTGAGCCGCACCGGCCGGATCGGGGTGGACGTGGAGCCGTCGGGGCGCACCGTCCGGCTGGACCTGCTGCGGGAGCAGATCCTGACCGCCACCGAGGCGGCGGAGATCGCGAAGCTGCCGGAGGCGCTGCGGGTGCCGCACGCGGTGCGGCTGTGGACGCTGAAGGAGGCGTACTCCAAGGCGCTGGGGCAGGGGTTGCGGCTCGGCTTCAAGGAGTTCGGCTTCGGGCGGGACCTGGAGCTGCACGCCCCGGACGGCAGCGCCGCCACCCGCGGCGAGTGGGGCTTCGCCACGCACGAGGTGCTGGGCCGGTACCTGGTGAGCGTCGCCTGCCACGACGCCGGCCTGTGCACCGCGGACGACACGTCCGCCGGGACCATGCTCGACCAGGGGTTCCTGTCGGCGATGAGGACGGACAGCCCGTGACCCCGTGCGCCGTCCGTCCCCTCCCGGCCCGGGCGAGGCCCCGGAGAGGCCCGGACCCGCCGGTGCCGGGCCTCTCCGGGGCCTCGCCGGGCGGGAAGGCGTCCGAAGCCGGACCGGGGCCGGTTTCCACCCGGGCCCGAGCCCTGGTCGAGCGCCGGGACAGACCGTTGCGACACACCACGACGGCCCTTGGGGAGCGGGCCGGACCGGCACCGGCGATGCCGACGAGGTCCGGCCGTCCCCCGTCTCCTGAGCGGAGTGTCCTTGTGAGCAGCGGACCCGTGACCTCACCCACCGCTGAGGCGGCAGGCCCCCGGACCGGGAACCGCGGTCCGGCCCGGACCAGCCCCTCACAGGGCGCGAAAAGGCTGCCGCGGGTCCGGGAAGCG is a genomic window of Streptomyces sp. YPW6 containing:
- a CDS encoding 4'-phosphopantetheinyl transferase superfamily protein, whose product is MHQVECAVPVHVPRPDGPWDWVREDLAELGNAVAYTTWTAWLPNVLTTARLRELLGTDWDRYRGAHDPAARYRFAATRLLIKYTAGAALGIEPEHLDLSYRLGGRPYLRGFDQIELSLSHTGDLMAVGLSRTGRIGVDVEPSGRTVRLDLLREQILTATEAAEIAKLPEALRVPHAVRLWTLKEAYSKALGQGLRLGFKEFGFGRDLELHAPDGSAATRGEWGFATHEVLGRYLVSVACHDAGLCTADDTSAGTMLDQGFLSAMRTDSP
- a CDS encoding thioesterase II family protein, with product MASLTAVDGVVERRVRLHCLAHAGAGASSYRRWPAAAGPAVEVVALPLPGRDRRRREPRVTDRSGLLGDLLAPLLETAHSGPYALYGHSLGALVAYTLTRALADEGAPPPLFLAVGACLPPHATTPLMSAADAPVERLLPLLGGLGSLPKGTSDPGGLWYRSVLPLLRDDLRLARSLRQAALDPATGGPVDVPLLVFAGSDDPLAVPTALREWRRWTTGPVTPRTLAGDHFFVVDEALPALIGEACREHLSRTPAARAPTADGAR
- a CDS encoding AfsR/SARP family transcriptional regulator, which translates into the protein MSEGPMRYDSANVWQQPGQLSIGLLGPLTLHLDGAQVTASAPKQRQVLALLALNVGRIVTVPALIEELWGDRPPRSHATTLQTYILQLRNAFAAAHAERPGVRQILSTRHNGYLLEGDACTTDVSVFEERVRAGYAASEAGDHRRFSEELRQALQLWRGPALVDIRKGSVLEIEAVSLEESRLGALERRIEADLALGRHADLLGELTRVVARNTMNENLCAYLMIALYRAGRVGRSLEAFHRLRSVLNQELGVEPCPRLQNLQSAILSGHPALDVWSVSWSSEDFAAHRLARAS
- a CDS encoding acyl-CoA dehydrogenase — encoded protein: MSAPGTTRPPGQGAHAPARDAPSAPRAAEPARAARLEAALGDPFDPGNPHGHLALLRADEAREVPEATEALLAEAGLAAEFVPHDLGGRLTGLEELARVLRPLFRRDLALGYGFGITSLFAASSVWTAGDEDQRRSLAGVLLGGGRVTIVHREVAHANAILRDEMHAGPRPGGGWLVGGRKDVVINAHRANAFVMYARTSEGDGPRSHSVLILGPDAPAAGEVRRLGRVKTPGMRGAHFSGLELDGVALPDGALVGAVGDGVSLALRSFQTSHCLVPGTVLAGVDSVLRMAVRAATENRPDARPTRRGRKVLAGVFADLLACDAMAVTGLRAMSLVPEQSYLLGAAVKYTMPDLLREDLEELATVLGGRGYDRGPLYGGFQKLVRDLPVAGLGHAGTAVCQAVIVPQLPALARTAWFRTAEPPPALFTPGAPLPPFDHRRLAHSRTDDLLTATLVGVTGRLEGHTGHGSPHSALAALARTFVEELRTLRVHCVTLSGAFDPQACALADRYALVLSAAAVLGLWEARATHGDAFLGDPAWAVLALSRIARRLGVRGADPSDGTVEAVLDELLARCRERRSLDLYGTRLSG